The Salvelinus alpinus chromosome 22, SLU_Salpinus.1, whole genome shotgun sequence DNA window TTATTCACTCAATGCCTTGATATTTCACAGATCTGATCTAAGCTCAAAGCTCCATAACATTGGCTTAACATTACAATAGTACAGTACATGCAAAGGTCCTTGGACTCTACATATCTCATTTTACATGGACTAAAGCTTTCATCTCTCTGCAGTTCACGTGGACCTGCCTGCCACAGCAAAAGTACAGGGTGGAGATCTGGCGGTGCCATACAAGGCAGTACAGCTCCACCTGCACTTGGGCAAGGATGGAGGCCCTGGATCAGAACACACCATCGATGGAGAACAATATCCCATGGAGGTTTGATGACCAAAAGAAAGGAAACATTCCCATAATACACCATAATGTATTTTAAAACTCCTGATATTTATTTATGATTATCACATAGTTTTACGTCTTTTAGATAGAGTTCAATCAAGTACAGGCTTAACTGAATGGACAACAAAGACAGAATGCAATATGGAATTTTGAATAGTTGGGTTAGGCCTTGTCTCGGAGGAATGTTCCTCGGAGCCAGATGCTGATGACAGGTATCCCTATACTAGGCAGCTGGCATTGAACCCCCCATGCTGGGGGAAAGGAGTTATAATGACGGGCCTTAAGGTTATTATTATTCCACACATGGCTAATAGGAAAGAAAAGAAGAAAAGATAATGATAAGTTTGTGTTCATTCGCACTATGCCTGTAGAATAGGAAACATAGTGAATTGTGTACTACTTACTTGATGAATTTAAATGAGCATTCAGATCAGCCATTCTGATTTAACTTTTGTGAACTACATTATGTGTACAGTAATTATACATCAATCACATTAACGTACACTTTTGCAAATTCACATTTATTGCAATCTTTGACATATTTGTCAATGATATCTCTTGATGTCCTCAGCTGCATATAGTACATATAAAAGAGGAGTACAACACTTTGGATGAAGCTCTGAAAGGCCTAGCAGGGGTTGGAGTTCTAGGATTCTTTTATGAGGTATTTTTCTGCTTAATCTTCTACAACATGAGAAAATGGGATTTATATGACATTTGATAAATGATACTCTCTGATAATCCTGATAATATATCTTATATTTTCAGCAATCGGGAAGCTCCAACAAAAAATACGACTCCATCATAAATGCTCTGAACACAATCAATATGCCCAGTAAGTCAGCTTATAGACAACAACCATTGTTATGTATCTTTTATAGCATGGATCCAGGTACTAAATGATGCATGTTCCGGATCATACAGGGATAGGCCTATGTGATAGTGTGCTGTAATAAAACCCTTGTTTTTTAACCACAGTGTCTTCGATAAAGCTATTAGCAATCACTAGTAATATGAACAGTAGCTTATTTTGTAGACCACTTACAGCTCTCATCATAAACTGTGTTGTGCAACACTTCACCTGAAATGATTACTGTGTAGTTCCATAGGGGCAATTTAAGATAGTTTTACCCTGTATTTGTTCCATTGTCTTTATTGTGTCCACCTCTAGGCTCCAACACTACCCTGAGTGATGTGTCCCTGGACATGTTCATCCCCTCTCAGAGTAATATGACCAGCTACTTCCGCTACCAGGGCTCTCTTACCACACCTCCCTGTGAAGAAACTGTAGTTTGGACCGTGTTCAAAAATACCATTCCTCTCAGCAGGCAACAGGTGTATAATGCTTGACATTACACCTCACCTTACCTAGGTCACTTTTATACCTGACATTATACCTATACCTGCTGTCAGGGAATGTATAGTAAATGTATTGCAAAATAAAGTCCATAAAGTTGTtatttgtatgtctttattgagTTGTACTTTTTTACTATATGTctaacatgtttttttatttttatctttGTGTCCTACAGCTTGATGCATTTTCTCGGCTTCAGTTTGCTGATGGAAAGCCTATGGTGGGAACCTATCGCCCAGTCCAGCCGTTGAATGGTCGCCTGGTGTATCGCTCTGGAAGTCAAGTTATCTTAGTCAGCACTTTGCTACTCATCACCTCTGTGATATCAGCCATTGGACTCCCACTGCCCAAATAAATACTAGCATCTTTGGATATGTGTATCAGTGAATTAGAGAGTGCCCAATATTATCATAATCTCAAATGCAACACTCtaaaaaatgctgggttaaaaacaacccaattCGGGTTCTTTGGTTACCCAGCactgggtaaatattggacagaacacaagCTGGtttattttgacccagccagtgGGGTTGCATGAATAACCCAACATGTTGGGTGGTTGGGATTACCTAAACAtggttttatttaaccttcagtTTGGTATTTTTTACTTTCATGCTGGGTTGACCTATAAACTGGGTCTTTTTTAATGTAATCCTTAGGTTATTTTCAGGAGACGTGGTTTATTAGGGAATGGCTTTCAGATAGATCTTATTGGACACCCGTGAGCgtaaatgtcacgttcctgacctgttttctcttgttttgtatgtctttattggtcagggcgtgagtgttgggtgggtagtctatgttttgtatttctatgttgggttttgtgttcggcctggtatgattctcaattagagacaggtgtgtatcgtttgtctctgattgagagtcatactaaggcagccagggtttcactggggttttgtgggtgtttgttcctgtgtcagtgtttgggccacacaggacggttgaaggttagtcacgtttgttgttagttttgtagttttgtagtgtcgtgtttgctgttttcattaaaagtatgattaatcaccaatccgcatcttggtccgatccatgctcctcctcgtctgaggaggagaacaacaatgactgcctttacagaaacacccaccacaacaggaccaagcggattggagccggaggaaaggaactaaagcaatggagagaagaggaatggagttgggaacaaatattcaacggagaaggaccctgggctaaggttggtgtgatTCGCCGCtcgcgggaggagaagaaggcagccacagcccaggagcggtggattgaggaggcagcacgtatgagaggctggaagcccgagaggctcacccaaaaatttcttggggggtggctaaaggggagtgtggcgaagccgggttggatacctgagccaactccccgggcttgccgtggagtaagagggcgtcgtcctggtcagacaccgtgttatgcggtaaagcgcacggtgtccccagtacgcgtgcttagcccagtgcgggctattccaccttgccgcactgggagggctaggttgggcatcgagccgagtgccatgaagccggcccaacatatctggtctccagtacgtctcctcgggccggcgtacatggcaccagccttacaggtggtgtccccggttcgcctgtatagcccagtgcgggctattccacctcgccgcactggcagggctacggggaccattcaacctggtaaggttggggaggctcggtgctcaagagcacgtgtcctccttcacggtccggtatatccggcgccaccttcccaccccagctcagtaccaccagtgcctacaccacgcaccaggcttccagtgcatctccagagccctgttcctcctccacgcactctccctatggtgcgtgtctccagcccagtaccaccagtgcctacaccacgcaccaggcttccagtgcatctccagagccctgttcctcctccacgcactctccctatggtgcgtgtctccagcccagtgcctccagttccggtaccgcgcaccaggctgtctctccgtctcctccctacagaactgcccgtctgcccagcggcgcctgaactgcccgtctgcccagcggcgcctgaactgcccgtctgcccagcggcgcctgaactgtccgtctgcccaacggcgcctgagctgcccgtctgccatgagcctgcaaagctgcccgtctgccatgagcctgcaaagccgcccgtctgccaagagcctacagagccgtccgccagaccggatcagccagagccttccgccagaccggatcagccagagccttccgccagaccggatcagccagagccttccgccagaccggatcagccagagccttccgccagaccggatcagccagagccttccgccagaccggatcagccagagccttccgccagaccggatcagccagagccttccgccagaccggacctgccagagtccctcagaccggatcagccagagccttccgccagaccggacctgccagagtccctcagcccggacctgccagagtccctcagcccggacctgccagagtccctcagcccggacctgccagagtccctcagcccggacctgccagagtccctcagcccggacctgccagagtccctcagccaggacctgccagagtccctcagccaggacctgccagagtccctcagccaggacctgccagagtccctcagccaggagctgccagagtccctcagccaggagctgccagagtccctcagccaggagctgctgccccttatcccggagctgctgccccttatcccgatgctgcccctttatttaggtgggttgagttggagggtggtcattgggagggggatacggaagcggggagtgactatggtggggtggggacctcgtccaccgccagagccgccaccgtggacagacgcccacccagaccctcccctagactttgtgctggtgcgcccggagttcgcaccttaaggggggggttctgtcacgttcctgacctgttttctcttgttttgtatgtctttattggtcagggcgtgagtgttgggtgggtagtctatgttttgtatttctatgttgggttttgtgttcggcctggtatgattctcaattagagacaggtgtgtatcgtttgtctctgattgagagtcatactaaggcagccagggtttcactggggttttgtgggtgtttgttcctgtgtcagtgtttgggccacacaggacggttgaaggttagtcacgtttgttgttttgtagttttgtagtgtcgtgtttgctgttttcattaaaagtatgattaatcaccaatccgcatcttggtccgatccatgctcctcctcgtctgaggaggagaacaacaatgactgcctttacagtaaatgtcattcctgttcatcatgttaagTTTACATACTGCACATTTCATCTTAACGTTTTGCATGTTACACATTCTTCTAGAATATTAATTCATTATTTATTAGATATTATAATAAGGTGGTATCCATCCCAACAATGGGATTTGCAGAGGCTTTTAAGGAACTCATACACTTCTGTAAGCCTCAATGAAGCTACGAAAATGTCAATGTTCAACCTTCACATGTGATAACTATACGACAGAACAGATTAACAGGAATGATATTTACTCTCACGGGTGTCTAAAAagaactatctgaaagccactcTCTTACTAAACTATGCCTTCAGTCTCAATTACCCAGAactaataacccagcatcaacaacccAGAATATGTTTGTGTATGACGGCAATGCAGTTGTTTTCAATAAAGTTCACTTTACTTGACAAATTATAGTTGTTACAGTTTATTCAACAATTAAGGAGCGCATTAATGATGCACATAgagatttcattttttattttatttttatgtattcaAATAATACTTGAGGGCATTACGCCAAGCATTGTTATTACACTCTTATTAGACCTCCTAATcactaaaaaatgttttttaattcACATCAACTTCCTATTGCTGTTATTGAACAGTCTGTGTCATTATTTGACCTGTGCTTTTCCACAGAACCAACAACACAACTGGTGAGAATCAGTATCAAAGTACTGGAACTCTGATCTATATTGTCCGGAAACAAAGCACATCCATGTCATTTTTATATTAGGGGTACCCAATCAGTTAAAGCTGTAAACATATAGTTTTTACTTCACTTTATTCACACTAACTAAGCACAGGGCAGCACAAAGGCTATATGTGATTTAATCTTCTATGTCATTTCTTCTACAATCCAGCAAGTGTCAGTAATGGGGAACAGCACACATTCCGTTCCTTTCTTCATCCTTTTTGACCAACTTCACACTGCACAAAGCAGGGAAATAGTGGTCGTATAACCATGTGTTTTGACTGAAAATATAATTTCCACTCTGTGGACATTATACTTCCCATATCCAGGTCAGGTTACTCAGGATACCCCACACTTAACAATTTCATACTTGTCTAATCATAATTCAATCAATCCCTTGTCAACAACCTGTGGATAATAGCCACTGATTTCATTTAGGTACAGGTAGGCTACACTATCCATTTCACCTTAAGTAGTCCCATGTTACACATAAATAGCACTACAGTGCGTTGAGCCAGGGGAATAATCTCCTAGCTGCAAAGTCTTGTTTGGCTATTGCTATAGGACTCCTTCAAGGAGGCTAAAGCCGCACACAACGCCCTGAACCAGAGCTACTCAAGGACCATGACTTTACCATGTGTCTGTAGTTACATAGGCAAGTAAAGTGTAGTTACAGTGTAGGGAGGTTGAAATACTAGTAAAGATGCCCACTGAAATCGTTCAATGTGAGAGAACTGGTAGGTCTTCAACTGTCTTCAACTAAACAAAGAAAAGGTAGAGTGTAGGTTTGGAACAACGTTTCACAAAAATATCTTGCACAGTTGCACACACAGTTTCCACCCATCacccacttcctcctctctcacttGACTTGACTCTGAGGTTTAGGTTGTCTTGACAACATAGGGCATATCTCACTTAAACGTCATCTCACGTGTTTCAGTTGTGCCTATTGCATATAGCACTTCTTCTGCTGCTGTAAACTGGGTAGAGGTATGGGTTCCTGTCTGTTAGCAAAGTGCAATAGAAGACAAGAGAACAAGCAACAGTGTAACCTATCCTATCAAATCTTTGAATGCAATGAAGCTGATATCTGCACAAAACAGGTCATGAATCAATTAGTTATAGCATGTCTGAGAAAGCATGTCATAAGAATGTTCTTTTACCTATACTTTACTCCTTTAATAGTGGATATATTCTATTATAAGCCTAAAACATCCTAAGCTGTTGATCTCTCCTCTAGACTATAGTCAACATGGACACCACGTAAGTACGTTAAATCAATTTGAAAAGGGATCAATAAAATATGTATAAATTTCACAATATCTAAGTAGCTAATTTTTAATAGTTGATGTTATCGTCTGTTTGCATGTCCTTAAAAGGGGGGACCACTGTCTCTGCctgtatcccaaatggtaccctattccctatatagtgtactacttttggccagagcacGATAGTATCTGTTCAAAAGTATTGCAATATAAAGGGAAacgggtgacatttgggacacattctCTGTCAGTAGTGCAGATGTCTGTCTATGTGGGCCGTATGGGCGTAGATTGGTTGGTGTATCTCAGAGACAGAAGGAGGTATCGCTGTAGAGAGACTGTTGAACCGCTTCCTGTGGTTTACACCACGTGACTACGAGACTTAATAAGAACACCACTGTTAGTTGACACTCTGTTTCTGctgggatagaggagagaaagcTGGTAAGACCCTGTGATATACTGATTGACGTAGCTTAATAGATTCATTGAATATCATTTTGTATAAAACAGAGGAGAGTTTTACTGTATGGTGGCAGTAAAGACaatgtattacaaaaaatattgtaACATT harbors:
- the LOC139549839 gene encoding carbonic anhydrase 4-like gives rise to the protein MSDFKGKLLKYETLAKESGIPGACLLQENKRVMIGIDHKRGRDQYINLNVLKSQCQNWCYQSQVTCGGNCTGPDGWTTVAVACGGKAQSPINIVTRRTLPDGRLTPFTFAGYQEAFHGLITNNGRTVHVDLPATAKVQGGDLAVPYKAVQLHLHLGKDGGPGSEHTIDGEQYPMELHIVHIKEEYNTLDEALKGLAGVGVLGFFYEQSGSSNKKYDSIINALNTINMPSSNTTLSDVSLDMFIPSQSNMTSYFRYQGSLTTPPCEETVVWTVFKNTIPLSRQQLDAFSRLQFADGKPMVGTYRPVQPLNGRLVYRSGSQVILVSTLLLITSVISAIGLPLPK